Proteins co-encoded in one Brassica oleracea var. oleracea cultivar TO1000 chromosome C4, BOL, whole genome shotgun sequence genomic window:
- the LOC106340014 gene encoding protein LIGHT-DEPENDENT SHORT HYPOCOTYLS 3, with product MDMFPQLMEGSSAYSDSTNLSIIANISSSSVTEATAAQPPSSSSPSANSSRYENQKRRDWNTFGQYLRNHRPPLSLSRCSGAHVLEFLRYLDQFGKTKVHTTVCHFYGHPNPPAPCPCPLRQAWGSLDALIGRLRAAFEENGGKPETNPFGARAVRLYLREVRDMQSKARGVSYEKKKRKRPVPQLSASSSSAVASHQQFQMLPGTSSTTQISKFEK from the coding sequence ATGGATATGTTTCCTCAATTGATGGAAGGCTCTTCGGCTTACTCAGATAGCACAAACCTCAGCATCATCGCAAACATCTCCTCCTCCTCCGTCACCGAAGCCACCGCTGCACAACCACCGTCATCCTCCTCTCCATCAGCAAACTCGAGCCGTTACGAGAACCAGAAGAGGAGAGACTGGAACACGTTCGGACAATACTTAAGAAACCACCGTCCACCGCTTTCCCTTTCCCGATGCAGCGGAGCTCACGTGCTCGAGTTTCTCCGTTACTTGGACCAATTCGGTAAGACAAAAGTCCACACGACCGTTTGTCACTTCTACGGCCATCCTAATCCTCCGGCACCGTGTCCTTGTCCTCTCCGACAAGCTTGGGGAAGTCTCGACGCTCTCATCGGTCGTCTTCGAGCTGCTTTCGAAGAAAACGGAGGCAAGCCTGAGACTAATCCATTTGGAGCTCGTGCCGTTAGGCTTTATCTAAGGGAAGTTAGAGATATGCAAAGCAAAGCTAGAGGTGTTAGCTACGAGAAGAAGAAGCGAAAGCGTCCGGTTCCTCAGTTGTCGGCCTCTTCTTCCTCCGCCGTAGCTAGCCACCAGCAGTTTCAAATGTTACCGGGTACTAGTTCTACTACTCAAATATCAAAGTTTGAGAAGTAA